One part of the Segnochrobactrum spirostomi genome encodes these proteins:
- the proS gene encoding proline--tRNA ligase produces the protein MRLSRYFLPILKETPKEAEIVSHRLMLRAGMIRQQAAGIYSWLPLGLKVLNKVGKIVREEQNRAGAIEVLMPTIQSADLWRESGRYDAYGKEMLRITDRHEREMLFGPTNEEMITEIFRSSVRSYRDLPLNLYHIQWKFRDEVRPRFGVMRGREFLMKDAYSFDVDAEGARRAYQRMFVAYLRTFNRLGMTAIPMQADTGPIGGDMSHEFIILADTGESAVFCDKSLLDLPIPGADTDFDGDLSPIVAAWTGPYAATEEKHDEAAFEAIPEERRVAARGIEVGHIFYFGTKYSEPMGAKVAGPDGQEKPVHMGSYGVGVSRLLGAIIEASHDDAGIIWPDSVAPFDVGLINMKPGDGPTDEAVASIERQLEAAGLEVLTDDADTRAGAKFATMDLIGLPWQLIVGPRGLAAGEVELKRRATGERETLPLESALRRLIDWHKAIA, from the coding sequence ATGCGCCTGTCCCGCTATTTCCTGCCGATCCTGAAGGAAACCCCGAAGGAGGCCGAGATCGTCTCGCACCGGCTGATGCTGCGGGCGGGCATGATCCGGCAGCAGGCGGCCGGCATCTATTCCTGGCTGCCGCTCGGCCTCAAGGTGCTCAACAAGGTCGGCAAGATCGTCCGCGAGGAGCAGAACCGCGCCGGCGCGATCGAGGTTCTGATGCCGACGATCCAGTCGGCCGACCTGTGGCGCGAAAGCGGGCGCTACGACGCCTACGGCAAGGAGATGCTGCGCATCACCGACCGCCACGAGCGCGAGATGCTGTTCGGCCCGACCAACGAGGAAATGATCACCGAGATCTTCCGGTCGTCGGTGCGCTCGTACCGCGACCTGCCGCTCAACCTCTACCATATCCAGTGGAAGTTCCGCGACGAGGTGCGGCCGCGCTTCGGCGTGATGCGCGGCCGTGAATTCCTCATGAAGGACGCCTATTCCTTCGACGTCGATGCCGAGGGCGCGCGGCGCGCCTATCAGCGGATGTTCGTCGCCTATCTGCGCACCTTCAACCGCCTCGGCATGACGGCGATCCCGATGCAGGCCGACACCGGCCCGATCGGCGGCGACATGAGCCACGAGTTCATCATCCTCGCCGACACCGGCGAGAGCGCGGTGTTCTGCGACAAGAGCCTGCTCGACCTGCCGATCCCCGGTGCCGACACCGATTTCGACGGCGACCTATCGCCGATCGTGGCGGCCTGGACCGGTCCCTATGCGGCGACCGAGGAGAAGCACGACGAGGCGGCCTTCGAGGCGATCCCCGAGGAGCGCCGCGTCGCCGCCCGCGGCATCGAGGTCGGCCATATCTTTTATTTCGGCACCAAATATTCCGAGCCGATGGGCGCCAAGGTGGCCGGCCCCGATGGCCAGGAGAAGCCCGTCCACATGGGCTCCTACGGCGTCGGCGTCTCGCGCCTCCTCGGCGCGATCATCGAAGCCAGCCATGATGATGCCGGGATCATCTGGCCGGATTCGGTGGCGCCTTTCGATGTCGGCCTCATCAACATGAAGCCGGGCGACGGGCCGACCGACGAGGCCGTCGCCAGCATCGAGCGTCAGCTCGAAGCCGCCGGGCTCGAGGTTCTGACCGACGATGCCGACACCCGGGCCGGAGCGAAGTTTGCCACCATGGATCTCATCGGCCTGCCCTGGCAGCTCATCGTCGGCCCCCGCGGCCTCGCGGCGGGCGAGGTGGAGCTGAAGCGCCGCGCCACCGGCGAGCGCGAGACCCTGCCGCTCGAATCGGCGCTGCGCCGGCTCATCGATTGGCACAAGGCGATCGCCTGA
- a CDS encoding type II toxin-antitoxin system Phd/YefM family antitoxin, with protein sequence MKAFSFSDLNRRSGEVLDAALAEPVSLNKRGRPRIVMLPLEHYERLKDLARHQDEPTAFTLETAPQEDIANLAAGFQDILDSEDDERR encoded by the coding sequence ATGAAGGCGTTTTCGTTCTCCGACCTCAACCGTCGATCGGGAGAGGTGCTCGACGCCGCCCTCGCGGAGCCCGTCTCTCTGAACAAGCGCGGCCGGCCGCGGATCGTCATGCTGCCGCTCGAACATTATGAGCGGCTGAAGGACTTGGCCCGGCACCAGGACGAGCCGACCGCCTTCACGCTGGAGACGGCGCCGCAAGAGGACATCGCCAACCTGGCGGCCGGCTTCCAGGACATCCTCGATTCTGAGGACGACGAGCGGCGATGA
- a CDS encoding phospholipase C, with product MSRSMSRRLSLAALCATAAITSASAAEVETATPIKHVVVIFQENISFDHYFGTYPKAENKAGEPAFTAKPGTPSVNGLSHVLLTANPNGVNPMRIDRSEPITCDMDHDYGPEQQAYDGGLVDKFVQYAGATKPGCDPKQVMGYYDGNTVTALWNYAQRFAMSDNSFNTQFGPSTPGVLNLFAGTTRNAVGGDVPGLVRDGWIISDADPQLDGCSGGKNLLLIKNTRHVGDLLDDKDVTWGWFQGGYKPTEVRPDGSIVCASATKNAAGKAIRDYSPHHNPLAYYEQNANPKHLPPTSVAMIGKSDQAKHQYDLSDFWAAVDAGAMPAVSFLKAPAAQDGHAAYSGPLDEQKFLVETVNRLEQRPEWKETAIVIAYDDSDGWYDHVMPPIVRASTFPEDALSGNGRCGSTTAIAGGPCGYGPRLPLLVLSPYAKRNFVSSALTDQTSITRFIEDNWHLGRLGAGSMDQYAGPIDDLFDFSATPDPSPIVLDPETGLIKG from the coding sequence ATGTCCCGCTCGATGTCCCGCCGGCTGTCGCTCGCGGCGCTCTGCGCCACGGCGGCGATCACCTCGGCCTCGGCCGCCGAGGTCGAGACCGCGACGCCGATCAAGCACGTCGTGGTGATCTTCCAGGAGAACATCTCCTTCGATCACTATTTCGGCACCTACCCCAAGGCCGAGAACAAGGCCGGCGAGCCCGCCTTCACGGCCAAGCCTGGCACGCCGAGCGTCAATGGCCTCAGCCATGTGCTGCTGACCGCCAACCCGAACGGCGTCAATCCGATGCGCATCGACCGCTCGGAGCCGATCACCTGCGACATGGACCACGATTATGGTCCCGAGCAGCAGGCCTACGACGGCGGCCTCGTCGACAAGTTCGTCCAATATGCCGGTGCGACGAAGCCGGGCTGCGATCCGAAGCAGGTGATGGGCTACTACGACGGCAACACCGTCACCGCGCTGTGGAATTACGCCCAGCGTTTCGCCATGTCGGACAACAGCTTCAACACCCAGTTCGGCCCCTCGACGCCGGGCGTCTTGAATCTCTTCGCTGGCACGACCCGCAACGCGGTCGGCGGCGACGTTCCGGGCCTCGTCCGCGACGGGTGGATCATCTCCGACGCCGATCCGCAGCTCGACGGCTGCTCGGGCGGCAAGAACCTGCTTCTCATCAAGAACACCCGCCATGTCGGCGACCTGCTCGACGACAAGGACGTGACCTGGGGCTGGTTCCAGGGCGGCTACAAGCCGACCGAAGTGCGCCCCGACGGCTCGATCGTCTGCGCGAGCGCCACCAAGAACGCGGCCGGCAAGGCGATCCGCGATTACAGCCCGCACCACAATCCGCTCGCTTATTACGAGCAGAACGCCAACCCGAAGCACCTGCCGCCGACCTCGGTCGCCATGATCGGCAAGAGCGACCAGGCGAAGCATCAATACGACCTGTCGGACTTCTGGGCGGCGGTCGATGCGGGCGCGATGCCCGCGGTGAGCTTCCTCAAGGCGCCGGCGGCGCAGGACGGCCACGCCGCCTATTCCGGCCCGCTCGACGAGCAGAAATTCCTGGTCGAGACCGTCAACCGCCTCGAGCAGCGGCCGGAATGGAAGGAGACCGCGATCGTCATCGCCTATGACGATTCCGACGGCTGGTACGACCACGTGATGCCGCCGATCGTGCGCGCGAGCACGTTCCCGGAGGACGCCCTCTCCGGCAACGGCCGCTGCGGCTCGACCACGGCGATCGCCGGCGGGCCCTGCGGCTACGGCCCGCGCCTGCCGCTTCTCGTGCTGTCGCCCTATGCGAAGCGCAACTTCGTCAGCTCGGCCCTGACCGACCAGACCTCGATCACCCGCTTCATCGAGGACAACTGGCACCTCGGCCGCCTCGGCGCCGGTTCGATGGACCAATATGCCGGCCCGATCGACGACCTGTTCGACTTCTCGGCGACACCCGATCCGTCACCGATCGTGCTCGATCCCGAAACCGGCCTGATCAAAGGCTGA
- a CDS encoding multicopper oxidase domain-containing protein, which translates to MRMAWHRFALVPARALVSARTRALDAFRLAIVPALLCALLVQPASAASTATQAPPGMDAVMPGMDGEDGPVWSATTAFSFSDAAGKTVSDAAFRGRFLLLHVTDGPCGAPCIARRAALAATLAALGGSQVAAVSVARDAASAPAPVVALNGPADAIAKVLDGYGVRPGEVPEGGVLLLDDPDGHFVVRLDERLDTAALAAAVRRILGAHVTYIGIDTVDWDYDPIQADGLTGTVLTPAQQLYVYNAPDRIGSKYEKILYREYADGSFSRLKPRPPEWVHLGLLGPVLRGEVGDVLRIVVRNDSASPHGLHPHGVFYSKAFEGAHYDDGGHGPRGLIPPGGTYTYLWEIPERAGPGPADPSSIAWPYHGHDHEGTDENSGLIGAIIVTRRGMAGPTGRPKDVDREFVTLWKIFDENASELFDDNVARFTEPGMTPGSGSADGDDRNAQGPAADWVESNLKHAINGYIFGTLPGLVMREGERVRWYLIGMGSTDDNHTPHWHGNTAIWYGRRVDTIGVMPATSTVADMVPDDPGTWMFHCHVIDHFSAGMTATYTVLPKDAPWPDDLNPPGVRRFEALTRERAGEVPGTAAPVNRSDAEPPGRPTLLARLADFVLGPPPATDAFGPICRGGAAADR; encoded by the coding sequence ATGAGAATGGCATGGCACCGATTCGCGCTGGTCCCCGCCCGCGCATTGGTCTCGGCACGAACGCGCGCGCTCGACGCGTTCCGGCTGGCGATCGTCCCCGCGCTCCTGTGCGCTCTGCTTGTCCAGCCCGCCTCCGCCGCCTCGACCGCGACGCAGGCGCCGCCGGGTATGGATGCCGTCATGCCGGGCATGGACGGCGAAGACGGTCCCGTGTGGTCGGCGACGACCGCCTTCTCCTTTTCCGATGCGGCGGGCAAGACCGTCAGCGACGCCGCTTTCCGCGGCCGCTTCCTCCTTCTCCACGTGACCGACGGTCCCTGCGGCGCCCCGTGCATCGCACGCCGGGCTGCGCTCGCCGCGACCCTCGCCGCCTTGGGCGGGTCGCAGGTCGCCGCCGTCTCCGTCGCGCGGGACGCTGCGTCCGCGCCGGCGCCCGTCGTCGCCCTGAACGGTCCGGCCGATGCGATCGCCAAGGTTCTCGACGGCTACGGCGTGCGGCCGGGGGAGGTGCCCGAGGGCGGCGTTCTCCTCCTCGACGATCCGGACGGCCATTTCGTCGTCCGCCTCGACGAGAGGCTCGATACGGCCGCGCTCGCCGCCGCGGTCCGCCGCATCCTCGGCGCGCACGTCACCTATATCGGCATCGACACGGTCGATTGGGATTATGATCCGATCCAGGCGGACGGCCTGACGGGGACCGTCCTCACCCCGGCGCAGCAGCTCTACGTCTACAATGCGCCCGACCGGATCGGCTCGAAATACGAGAAGATCCTGTACCGCGAATATGCCGACGGCTCGTTCTCACGCCTGAAGCCGCGGCCGCCGGAATGGGTCCACCTCGGCCTGCTCGGGCCCGTGCTGCGCGGCGAGGTGGGCGACGTCCTGCGCATCGTGGTGCGCAACGACAGTGCGAGCCCGCACGGCCTCCATCCCCACGGCGTCTTCTATTCGAAGGCCTTCGAGGGTGCGCATTACGACGACGGCGGCCACGGTCCGCGCGGGCTGATCCCGCCCGGTGGCACCTACACCTATCTCTGGGAGATCCCCGAACGGGCGGGACCCGGCCCGGCCGATCCGAGCTCGATCGCCTGGCCCTATCACGGCCACGACCACGAAGGCACCGACGAGAACAGCGGCCTGATCGGCGCCATCATCGTCACCCGGCGCGGCATGGCCGGGCCGACCGGCCGGCCGAAGGACGTCGATCGCGAGTTCGTCACCCTCTGGAAGATCTTCGACGAGAACGCGAGCGAGCTCTTCGACGACAACGTCGCCCGCTTCACCGAACCCGGCATGACACCCGGCAGCGGCAGCGCCGACGGCGACGACCGCAACGCCCAGGGGCCGGCGGCCGACTGGGTCGAATCGAACCTCAAGCACGCCATCAACGGCTACATCTTCGGCACCCTGCCGGGCCTCGTGATGCGCGAAGGCGAGCGGGTGCGCTGGTACCTCATCGGCATGGGGTCGACCGACGACAACCACACCCCCCATTGGCACGGCAACACGGCGATCTGGTACGGCCGGCGCGTCGATACGATCGGCGTGATGCCGGCGACCTCGACCGTGGCCGACATGGTGCCGGACGATCCCGGCACCTGGATGTTCCACTGCCACGTCATCGACCATTTCAGCGCCGGCATGACGGCGACCTACACGGTGCTGCCGAAGGACGCCCCCTGGCCGGACGATCTCAATCCGCCCGGCGTCCGCCGCTTCGAGGCGTTGACGCGGGAGCGGGCAGGAGAGGTGCCCGGCACCGCCGCGCCGGTGAACCGCTCCGACGCCGAACCACCCGGCCGGCCGACGCTGCTCGCCCGCCTCGCCGATTTCGTCCTCGGCCCGCCGCCCGCAACCGACGCCTTCGGCCCGATCTGTCGCGGCGGCGCCGCGGCCGATCGATGA
- a CDS encoding adenylate/guanylate cyclase domain-containing protein — MSADNISTDQADRPRWTQPLRVHLGIAMVLLLIAIAGSLMGFNYWHGRAEAIKEASLRMRDFASRLLDRYHLLADRSIMFTDMAALSDALSKLPPYRMDAKIDQLKSILQRSLETDGAYVGYPNGDALHVVDVQGSPEWQKVLHAPAGTSIAIGLSSVPASGATIAWRFVDHDGRTIGEIPPTPTDFDPRVRPWYQAAIANKGAVVTEPYIMASTGKLGMTIAQSHRADAGIVVGVDIVMDTLSRFLSAQRITPEATTLVLNAGGDLLIESGDDRAIMDGLAAFIRKPRITAKQGQDESLVRARIAGQPFLVEITRVGPDSILAGGRIVVAAPMNELTARADRAMQQHMAISAFILLAGIAMAVVIARRITVSLRLLTAQANDLRRLVLSDTTRVRSRITEIAELGKAMAAARQALRSFGLYVPREIVRAIMSDGQFQNRSAVRRDVTALFTDIKDFTTISEVNSPEDVVTMLSAYFDALNDEIVAHHGALVQFNGDSVFAIWNAPNPDPDHVAQGCACALAMKRAVDVFNAGQRAHGLPEFITRIGVHVGPAVVGSVGAEERLQYTGMGDTINVASRLEGLNKTYGTTILVSEAVAERAGAAFAMRRIDNAQVKGRVEAVTVYELTDAAPEVAATIPSSGGQTVT; from the coding sequence ATGAGTGCGGATAACATCTCGACGGACCAAGCGGATCGGCCGCGCTGGACGCAGCCTTTGCGGGTCCATCTCGGCATCGCGATGGTCCTGCTCCTCATCGCGATCGCCGGCTCGCTGATGGGGTTCAATTATTGGCACGGTCGCGCGGAGGCGATCAAAGAGGCCTCGCTCCGCATGCGCGACTTCGCGAGCCGGCTGCTCGACCGCTATCACCTCCTCGCCGACCGCTCGATCATGTTCACCGACATGGCGGCGCTTTCCGACGCCCTGTCGAAGCTGCCGCCCTACCGCATGGACGCCAAGATCGACCAGCTCAAATCGATCCTCCAGCGTTCGCTCGAAACCGACGGCGCCTATGTCGGCTATCCGAACGGCGACGCCCTCCATGTGGTGGACGTGCAAGGCTCGCCGGAATGGCAGAAGGTGCTGCACGCCCCCGCGGGCACCTCGATCGCCATCGGGCTCTCCTCCGTGCCGGCGAGCGGGGCCACCATCGCCTGGCGCTTTGTCGACCACGACGGGCGGACGATCGGAGAGATCCCGCCGACGCCGACCGATTTCGATCCCCGGGTGCGCCCCTGGTATCAGGCCGCCATCGCCAACAAGGGCGCGGTCGTTACCGAGCCCTACATTATGGCCTCGACCGGCAAGCTCGGCATGACGATCGCCCAGTCGCACCGCGCCGATGCAGGGATCGTCGTCGGCGTCGATATCGTGATGGATACGCTGTCGCGCTTTCTCTCGGCGCAGCGCATCACCCCGGAGGCGACGACGCTCGTCTTGAACGCGGGAGGTGATCTCCTCATCGAGTCGGGCGACGATCGGGCGATCATGGACGGGCTCGCGGCCTTCATCCGCAAGCCCCGCATCACCGCGAAACAGGGCCAGGACGAGAGCCTGGTGCGCGCTCGGATCGCGGGGCAGCCCTTCCTCGTCGAGATCACCCGGGTCGGGCCGGATTCGATCCTCGCCGGAGGCCGCATCGTCGTCGCCGCCCCGATGAACGAACTGACCGCGCGGGCCGACCGCGCGATGCAGCAACACATGGCAATTTCCGCCTTCATCCTGCTCGCGGGTATCGCCATGGCCGTCGTCATCGCCCGGCGCATCACCGTCTCGCTCCGCCTCCTGACGGCGCAGGCGAACGATCTCCGGCGGCTCGTCCTCAGTGACACCACCCGCGTCCGCTCCCGCATCACCGAGATCGCCGAACTCGGCAAGGCGATGGCCGCGGCCCGTCAGGCCCTGCGCAGCTTCGGCCTCTACGTCCCGCGCGAGATCGTGCGGGCGATCATGTCGGACGGGCAGTTCCAGAACCGCTCGGCGGTGCGCCGCGACGTCACCGCCCTGTTCACCGACATCAAGGACTTCACCACCATCTCCGAGGTCAATTCGCCGGAGGACGTCGTGACGATGCTGTCGGCTTATTTCGACGCCCTGAACGACGAGATCGTCGCGCACCACGGCGCGCTCGTTCAATTCAATGGGGACTCGGTCTTCGCGATCTGGAATGCCCCGAACCCCGACCCCGATCACGTCGCCCAGGGCTGCGCCTGCGCGCTCGCCATGAAGCGCGCGGTGGACGTCTTCAATGCGGGCCAGCGGGCGCACGGCCTGCCGGAATTCATCACCCGCATCGGCGTTCACGTCGGGCCGGCGGTCGTGGGTTCGGTGGGGGCCGAGGAGCGCCTGCAATATACCGGCATGGGCGACACCATCAACGTCGCGTCCCGGCTCGAAGGCCTCAACAAGACCTACGGCACCACGATCCTCGTCAGCGAGGCGGTGGCCGAGCGGGCAGGTGCGGCCTTCGCGATGCGACGCATCGACAACGCCCAGGTGAAGGGCCGCGTCGAGGCCGTCACCGTCTACGAATTGACGGACGCGGCGCCGGAGGTTGCGGCTACTATCCCGTCGTCGGGCGGGCAGACGGTGACGTAG
- a CDS encoding DUF1467 family protein — protein MSFSSGLAIYFVIWWTIIFAVLPWGLRTQEESGRVVPGTPESAPFRLRLMRIVIVNSVVAGVLFGAFYWLMQSGYKLADFPFLKVPGT, from the coding sequence ATGTCCTTCTCGAGCGGCCTTGCGATCTATTTCGTGATCTGGTGGACGATCATTTTCGCCGTCCTGCCGTGGGGCCTGCGCACCCAGGAGGAGAGCGGACGGGTGGTTCCCGGCACGCCGGAGAGCGCCCCGTTCCGGCTGCGCCTGATGCGCATCGTGATCGTCAATTCCGTGGTCGCCGGCGTCCTGTTCGGGGCGTTCTATTGGCTGATGCAGTCCGGCTACAAGCTCGCCGACTTCCCCTTCCTCAAGGTGCCGGGAACCTGA
- the mce gene encoding methylmalonyl-CoA epimerase, with translation MIGRLNHVAIAVPDLAAATAIYRDQLGATVSAPLPLPEHGVTTVFIDLGNTKIELLAALGDTSPIARFLARNPAGGVHHVCYEVADILAARDSLIASGARVLGSGEPKIGAHGNPVLFLDPKDFCGTLVELEQVADPSGH, from the coding sequence ATGATCGGCCGTCTCAACCACGTGGCGATCGCCGTGCCCGACCTCGCGGCCGCGACCGCGATCTATCGCGACCAACTCGGCGCCACGGTGTCCGCACCGCTGCCGCTGCCGGAGCACGGCGTGACGACGGTCTTCATCGATCTCGGCAACACCAAGATCGAGCTCCTGGCGGCGCTCGGCGACACCTCCCCGATCGCCCGCTTCCTCGCCCGCAACCCGGCCGGCGGTGTGCATCACGTCTGCTACGAGGTCGCGGATATCCTCGCCGCCCGCGACAGCCTGATCGCCTCCGGCGCTCGGGTACTCGGCAGCGGCGAGCCGAAGATCGGCGCCCACGGCAATCCGGTCCTCTTCCTCGACCCCAAGGATTTCTGCGGCACCCTCGTCGAGCTCGAGCAGGTCGCCGATCCCTCCGGCCATTGA
- a CDS encoding biotin--[acetyl-CoA-carboxylase] ligase yields the protein MAFILGPRARDAGYRLAAYETIGSTNTEAMERARAGDAGDLWVVARAQTAGRGRRGRAWETPTGNLAASLLKIVDLDPLAAATLGFVAGLSLDEALRRVAPALDARVLLDGADGAGPSAGDRLALKWPNDVLLGGAKLSGIMLEREDLGHGRTALVIGIGVNVAYSPEGLPYPATSLRDVGLSVTADDVFTALAEAWTGIEAMWDGGRGFKDVRRAWLTRAAGLGGRVAVRVGGEVVEGTFETLDEEGRLVVRAENGTVKRITAGEVHFGVAATART from the coding sequence ATGGCCTTCATCCTCGGCCCTCGGGCCCGCGACGCCGGATATCGTCTCGCCGCCTATGAGACCATCGGTTCCACCAACACGGAAGCGATGGAGCGCGCGCGGGCGGGCGATGCCGGCGATCTCTGGGTCGTGGCACGGGCCCAGACCGCGGGGCGCGGTCGCCGCGGCCGGGCCTGGGAGACGCCGACCGGCAATCTTGCCGCGAGCCTTCTGAAAATCGTCGATCTCGACCCGCTCGCTGCCGCCACGCTCGGCTTCGTCGCCGGCCTATCGCTCGACGAGGCGCTGCGCCGCGTCGCCCCGGCTCTCGACGCCCGCGTCCTGCTCGACGGCGCCGACGGGGCTGGGCCCTCGGCCGGCGACCGGCTCGCCCTCAAGTGGCCGAACGACGTGTTGCTCGGTGGCGCCAAGCTCTCCGGCATCATGCTCGAGCGCGAGGATCTCGGCCACGGCCGTACCGCGCTCGTGATCGGCATCGGCGTCAATGTCGCGTATTCTCCCGAGGGCCTGCCCTATCCGGCGACCTCGCTTCGCGATGTCGGCCTCTCCGTCACCGCCGATGACGTGTTCACTGCCCTCGCCGAGGCCTGGACCGGCATCGAGGCGATGTGGGACGGTGGGCGCGGCTTCAAGGACGTGCGACGGGCGTGGCTCACCCGCGCAGCCGGCCTCGGCGGGCGCGTGGCGGTGCGCGTCGGCGGCGAGGTCGTCGAAGGAACATTCGAAACGCTCGACGAAGAGGGACGCCTCGTCGTCCGGGCGGAGAACGGAACCGTGAAGCGCATCACCGCCGGCGAGGTGCACTTCGGAGTGGCGGCAACAGCGCGAACATGA
- the nuoN gene encoding NADH-quinone oxidoreductase subunit NuoN, whose product MATLPDLMPAMPEILLALGALVLLLIGVFAGERAAGAVRGLAVILLLVIAAIVAFAPHYGSTFSGAFVSDPFGRFLKLLALIGSALAIVVSTTYVRNEKFESFEYPVVIVLSTVGMMMLISATDLIALYLGLELMSLSLYVMAAIHRDSLKATEAGLKYFVLGALSSGMMLYGMSLVYGFTGQTGFAAIAHAVSNGETTTGFVFGIVFVLAGLCFKISAVPFHMWTPDVYEGAPTPVTAFFAASPKIAAMAVFVRIAIDAFGTVDLAWQQIVVFVSIASMALGSFAAIGQRNIKRLMAYSSIGHMGFALVGLAAGTQEGVQGVIIYMTIYLAMTFGAFACILSMRRAGVMVEEVQDLGGLSRTNPVMAFVLAMIMFSLAGIPPLAGFFAKFYVFAAAIHAGLYILSVIGVLTSVVGAFYYLRVVKVMYFDESPGALEPMPGELRVVLGLSGIVVLFFVVFAAPLVEAASAAAASLF is encoded by the coding sequence ATGGCGACGCTGCCCGATCTTATGCCGGCGATGCCGGAGATCCTGCTGGCGCTTGGCGCGCTCGTGCTCCTTCTGATCGGCGTGTTCGCCGGGGAGCGCGCGGCCGGGGCCGTGCGCGGGCTGGCGGTCATTCTGCTGCTCGTGATCGCCGCGATCGTCGCCTTCGCGCCGCACTACGGCTCGACCTTCTCGGGCGCCTTCGTCTCCGATCCGTTCGGCCGCTTCCTCAAGCTTCTCGCCCTGATCGGCTCGGCGCTCGCGATCGTGGTGTCGACGACCTACGTGCGGAACGAGAAGTTCGAGAGCTTCGAATATCCGGTGGTGATCGTGCTCTCGACCGTCGGCATGATGATGCTGATCTCGGCGACCGACCTCATCGCGCTCTATCTCGGGCTCGAGCTGATGAGCCTTTCGCTTTACGTGATGGCGGCGATCCACCGCGACTCGTTGAAGGCGACCGAGGCGGGCCTGAAGTATTTCGTCCTCGGCGCGCTCTCGTCCGGCATGATGCTCTACGGCATGTCGCTCGTGTACGGCTTCACCGGCCAGACCGGCTTCGCCGCGATCGCCCATGCGGTTTCGAACGGCGAGACCACCACGGGCTTCGTGTTCGGCATCGTGTTCGTGCTCGCCGGCCTCTGCTTCAAGATCTCGGCCGTGCCGTTCCACATGTGGACGCCGGACGTCTATGAAGGCGCCCCGACCCCGGTCACCGCCTTCTTCGCCGCCTCGCCGAAGATTGCGGCCATGGCCGTGTTCGTGCGCATCGCGATCGACGCCTTCGGTACCGTCGATCTCGCCTGGCAGCAGATCGTCGTGTTCGTCTCGATCGCGTCGATGGCGCTCGGCTCCTTCGCCGCGATCGGCCAGCGCAACATCAAGCGTCTGATGGCCTATTCCTCGATCGGCCACATGGGATTCGCGTTGGTCGGCCTCGCCGCCGGCACCCAGGAGGGCGTCCAGGGCGTCATCATCTACATGACGATCTACCTCGCCATGACCTTCGGTGCCTTCGCCTGCATCCTGTCGATGCGCCGCGCCGGCGTGATGGTCGAGGAGGTCCAGGACCTCGGCGGCCTCTCGCGCACCAACCCGGTGATGGCCTTCGTCCTGGCGATGATCATGTTCTCGCTCGCCGGAATCCCGCCGCTCGCCGGCTTCTTCGCCAAGTTCTACGTGTTCGCCGCCGCCATACACGCCGGGCTCTACATCCTGTCGGTCATCGGCGTGCTCACTTCGGTCGTGGGCGCCTTCTATTATCTGCGGGTCGTCAAGGTGATGTACTTCGACGAATCGCCGGGCGCGCTCGAGCCGATGCCGGGCGAACTGCGCGTCGTCCTCGGCCTCAGCGGCATCGTGGTGCTGTTCTTCGTGGTGTTCGCCGCGCCGCTCGTGGAGGCCGCCAGCGCCGCCGCCGCGAGCCTGTTCTGA